One region of Vigna angularis cultivar LongXiaoDou No.4 chromosome 10, ASM1680809v1, whole genome shotgun sequence genomic DNA includes:
- the LOC108334588 gene encoding xyloglucan O-acetyltransferase 1 → MGITSPFKDQSLSITKRLLPWTLYALLPIALLRFYFYPLPFPTSPETELPNSTPVTIFSHSSLSASAPSSPEKEKAYETPCDYFDGKWIRDKRGPLYNGTTCGTIKEGQNCIAHGRPDSGYLYWRWKPSQCKLPRFEPQTFLQLISNKHVAFVGDSMARNQLESLLCMLSTASTPNLVYRNGEDNKFRKWHFPSHNVSVSLYWSPFLVRGVEKSNSGPNHNKLYLDHVDERWARDMDQMDLIVLSIGHWFLHPAVYYEGSIVLGCHYCPGLNHTEIGFYDVLRKALRTTLNSIIDRRGGKGYGTDIIVTTFSPAHFEGEWDKAGACPKTKPYRKGEKELEGMDSDMRKIEIEEVEDAKTKANNLGGIIRLEALDVTKLALLRPDGHPGPYMYPFPFANGHQERVQNDCVHWCLPGPIDTWNEIFLEFMKKWGEQPRIEE, encoded by the exons ATGGGAATCACAAGCCCATTCAAAGACCAATCCCTGTCCATAACCAAGAGACTTCTTCCTTGGACCCTTTACGCTCTTCTTCCCATAGCTCTGCTTCGCTTCTACTTCTACCCTCTACCCTTCCCTACATCTCCAGAAACAGAGCTTCCCAACTCCACCCCAGTCACCATCTTCTCCCACTCTTCTCTTTCTGCTTCTGCACCTTCTTCTCCAG AAAAGGAGAAAGCTTATGAGACCCCATGTGATTACTTTGATGGCAAATGGATCCGTGACAAGAGAGGTCCTTTGTACAATGGTACAACTTGTGGTACAATCAAAGAAGGCCAGAATTGCATAGCACATGGAAGACCTGACTCTGGCTATCTTTACTGGAGATGGAAACCAAGTCAATGCAAACTTCCAAGGTTTGAGCCTCAAACTTTTCTCCAACTCATTAGCAACAAGCATGTAGCTTTTGTGGGGGACTCTATGGCCAGGAACCAATTAGAGTCCCTTCTTTGCATGTTGAGCACTGCTTCAACCCCTAACCTTGTCTACCGGAATGGTGAGGACAACAAATTTCGGAAGTGGCATTTTCCTTCTCACAATGTGAGTGTCTCATTGTACTGGTCCCCATTTCTTGTGCGAGGTGTTGAAAAGTCAAACTCAGGGCCAAATCATAATAAGTTGTATTTGGATCATGTTGACGAGAGGTGGGCAAGGGATATGGATCAAATGGACCTGATTGTGTTGTCAATTGGGCACTGGTTTTTGCACCCTGCAGTGTACTATGAGGGAAGTATAGTCTTAGGGTGTCATTACTGTCCTGGCCTAAATCACACTGAAATTGGGTTTTATGATGTGTTAAGAAAAGCCCTAAGGACTACCCTCAACAGCATAATTGATAGGAGAGGAGGTAAAGGCTATGGAACTGATATAATTGTGACAACATTTTCACCTGCACATTTTGAAGGTGAATGGGATAAAGCTGGTGCTTGTCCAAAGACAAAGCCTTATAGAAAAGGGGAGAAGGAACTTGAAGGGATGGATTCTGATATGAGAAAGATTGAgattgaagaagtggaagatgcCAAGACAAAAGCTAATAATTTGGGAGGGATTATTAGGTTGGAGGCATTGGATGTAACAAAATTAGCACTACTGAGACCAGATGGGCACCCAGGTCCTTATATGTATCCCTTTCCATTTGCTAATGGGCATCAAGAGCGTGTGCAGAATGATTGTGTTCATTGGTGCTTACCAGGGCCTATTGACACATGGAATGAGATTTTTCTGGAGTTCATGAAGAAATGGGGGGAACAACCTAGGATTGAAGAGTGA